A region from the Pseudomonas cucumis genome encodes:
- a CDS encoding ribonucleoside-diphosphate reductase subunit alpha, protein MQTDTTRENPQGTLPQAADSNSDLSATAPGQLRVIKRNGTVVPYTDDKITVAITKAFLAVEGGTAAASSRIHDTVARLTEQVTATFKRRMPSGGTIHIEEIQDQVELALMRAGEQKVARDYVIYRDSRAKERAVRAPAEDAVQAHPSIRITRADGSFAPLDMGRLNTIVTEACEGLEEVDGDLIQRETLKNLYDGVALTDVNTALVMTARTLVEREPNYSFVTARLLMDTLRAEGLNFLGVAESATHHEMVDLYAKALPAYIAKGIEFELLNPVLATFDLEKLGKAINHERDQQFTYLGLQTLYDRYFIHKDGIRFELPQIFFMRVAMGLAIEEKNKEDRAIEFYNLLSSFDYMSSTPTLFNAGTLRPQLSSCYLTTVPDDLSGIYHAIHDNAMLSKFAGGLGNDWTPVRALGSYIKGTNGKSQGVVPFLKVVNDTAVAVNQGGKRKGAVCAYLETWHMDIEEFIELRKNTGDDRRRTHDMNTANWIPDLFMKRVFDDGKWTLFSPSEVPDLHDLTGKAFEERYEYYEALTEYPGKVKLFKTIQAKDLWRKMLSMLFETGHPWLTFKDPCNLRSPQQHVGVVHSSNLCTEITLNTNKDEIAVCNLGSINLPNHIVNGKLDTAKLERTVNTAVRMLDNVIDINYYSVPQAKNSNFKHRPVGLGIMGFQDALYLQHIPYGSDAAVEFADKSMEAVSYYAIQASCDLADERGAYETFQGSLWSKGILPLDSQQILIEQRGQKYIDVDLNESLDWAPVRARVQKGIRNSNIMAIAPTATIANITGVSQSIEPTYQNLYVKSNLSGEFTVINPYLVRDLKARGLWDSVMINDLKYYDGSVQQIERIPQELKELYATAFEVDTKWIVDAASRRQKWIDQAQSLNLYIAGASGKKLDVTYRMAWYRGLKTTYYLRALAATSTEKSTINTGKLNAVSSGGNHGDDSVLAAPAGPAPVPKACAIDEPDCEACQ, encoded by the coding sequence ATGCAAACCGACACAACTCGCGAGAACCCGCAGGGCACCTTGCCGCAGGCCGCTGATTCGAATTCGGATCTGTCCGCCACCGCGCCTGGCCAGCTGCGCGTGATCAAGCGTAACGGGACTGTCGTTCCTTACACCGATGACAAAATCACCGTCGCCATCACCAAAGCGTTTCTTGCAGTTGAAGGCGGCACCGCTGCCGCTTCGTCGCGCATCCACGACACCGTTGCCCGCCTGACTGAACAAGTCACCGCGACCTTCAAGCGTCGCATGCCATCGGGCGGCACCATCCACATCGAAGAAATCCAGGACCAGGTCGAACTGGCCCTGATGCGTGCCGGCGAGCAGAAAGTGGCCCGCGACTATGTGATCTACCGTGACTCCCGTGCCAAGGAACGCGCTGTACGCGCCCCTGCCGAAGACGCGGTACAGGCTCACCCGTCGATCCGCATTACCCGCGCCGATGGCAGCTTTGCACCGCTGGACATGGGTCGTCTGAACACCATCGTCACCGAAGCGTGCGAAGGCCTGGAAGAGGTCGACGGCGACCTGATCCAGCGCGAAACCCTGAAGAACCTGTACGACGGCGTGGCCCTGACCGACGTCAACACCGCCCTGGTGATGACCGCCCGTACGCTGGTCGAGCGTGAGCCGAACTACTCGTTCGTGACTGCCCGTCTGCTGATGGACACCCTGCGTGCCGAAGGCCTGAACTTCCTGGGCGTCGCCGAGAGCGCGACCCACCACGAAATGGTCGACCTGTACGCCAAGGCGCTGCCTGCATACATCGCCAAAGGTATCGAATTCGAATTGCTGAACCCGGTTCTGGCGACATTCGACCTGGAAAAACTCGGCAAGGCAATCAACCACGAGCGCGATCAGCAGTTCACGTACCTGGGCCTGCAAACCCTGTACGACCGTTACTTCATCCACAAGGACGGTATCCGCTTCGAACTGCCGCAGATTTTCTTCATGCGCGTGGCCATGGGCCTGGCAATCGAAGAGAAGAACAAAGAAGACCGTGCGATCGAGTTCTACAACCTGTTGTCGTCCTTCGACTACATGTCGTCGACCCCGACCCTGTTCAACGCCGGCACCCTGCGTCCACAGCTGTCGAGCTGCTACCTGACCACCGTGCCGGATGACCTGTCGGGCATCTACCACGCGATCCACGACAACGCCATGTTGTCCAAATTCGCTGGCGGCCTGGGCAACGACTGGACACCTGTTCGTGCCTTGGGTTCGTACATCAAGGGCACCAACGGCAAATCCCAGGGCGTTGTTCCGTTCCTGAAAGTGGTGAACGACACTGCCGTCGCCGTCAACCAGGGTGGCAAGCGCAAAGGCGCTGTCTGTGCCTACCTGGAAACCTGGCACATGGACATCGAAGAGTTCATCGAACTGCGCAAGAACACCGGTGATGATCGTCGTCGTACCCACGACATGAACACCGCCAACTGGATCCCTGACCTGTTCATGAAGCGCGTCTTCGATGACGGCAAGTGGACCCTGTTCTCGCCGTCCGAAGTGCCTGATCTGCACGACCTGACCGGCAAGGCCTTCGAAGAGCGTTACGAGTACTACGAAGCCCTGACCGAATACCCGGGCAAGGTCAAGCTGTTCAAGACCATCCAGGCCAAAGACCTGTGGCGCAAAATGCTGTCGATGCTGTTTGAAACCGGCCACCCATGGCTGACCTTCAAAGACCCGTGCAACCTGCGCAGCCCGCAGCAGCACGTGGGCGTGGTCCACAGCTCGAACCTGTGCACCGAGATCACCTTGAACACCAACAAGGACGAGATCGCCGTTTGCAACCTGGGCTCGATCAACCTGCCGAACCACATCGTCAACGGCAAGCTGGACACCGCCAAGCTGGAACGCACCGTGAACACCGCCGTGCGCATGCTCGATAACGTGATCGACATCAACTACTACTCGGTGCCGCAAGCGAAGAACTCCAACTTCAAGCACCGTCCGGTCGGTCTGGGCATCATGGGCTTCCAGGACGCTTTGTACCTGCAGCACATTCCTTACGGTTCCGACGCGGCCGTCGAGTTCGCCGACAAGTCGATGGAAGCGGTCAGCTACTACGCGATCCAGGCTTCCTGCGACCTGGCCGACGAGCGCGGCGCCTACGAGACGTTCCAGGGTTCGCTGTGGTCCAAAGGCATCCTGCCACTGGATTCGCAACAGATCCTGATCGAGCAGCGTGGCCAGAAGTATATCGACGTTGACCTGAACGAATCCCTGGACTGGGCACCGGTTCGCGCCCGTGTACAGAAAGGCATTCGTAACTCCAACATCATGGCCATCGCACCGACCGCGACCATCGCCAACATCACTGGCGTATCGCAGTCGATCGAACCGACTTATCAGAACCTCTACGTGAAATCGAACCTGTCGGGCGAATTCACCGTGATCAACCCGTACCTGGTTCGCGACCTTAAGGCTCGCGGTCTGTGGGACTCGGTCATGATCAACGACCTGAAGTACTACGACGGTTCGGTGCAACAGATCGAGCGCATCCCGCAAGAACTCAAAGAGCTCTACGCGACCGCCTTCGAAGTGGACACCAAGTGGATCGTTGACGCGGCCAGCCGTCGTCAGAAGTGGATCGACCAGGCTCAATCGCTGAACCTGTACATCGCCGGCGCATCGGGCAAGAAGCTGGACGTGACCTACCGCATGGCCTGGTACCGTGGCCTGAAAACCACTTACTACCTCCGTGCCTTGGCCGCGACCAGCACCGAGAAGTCGACCATCAACACCGGTAAGCTGAACGCTGTTTCCAGCGGCGGCAACCACGGTGACGACTCGGTCCTGGCAGCTCCAGCAGGCCCGGCACCAGTGCCAAAGGCTTGCGCGATTGACGAGCCGGATTGCGAAGCTTGCCAATAA
- a CDS encoding response regulator, with product MEQEVWQVLIVEDDQRLAELTRDYLEANGLRVSIEGNGALAAARIIKEKPDLVILDLMLPGEDGLSICRKVRDKYDGPILMLTARTDDTDQILGLDLGADDYVCKPVRPRLLLARIQALLRRSETPETAPEKQRRLQFGPLVVDNALREAWLHDKGIELTSAEFDLLWLLVANAGRILSREEIFTALRGIGYDGQDRSIDVRISRIRPKIGDDPEHPRLIKTIRSKGYLFVPEACADLSL from the coding sequence GTGGAGCAAGAAGTCTGGCAGGTATTGATTGTCGAGGACGACCAGCGTCTGGCCGAACTGACTCGCGACTACCTCGAAGCCAATGGCCTGCGCGTGTCGATCGAGGGCAACGGCGCTCTCGCCGCGGCACGCATCATCAAGGAGAAACCGGACCTGGTGATCCTCGACCTGATGCTCCCGGGCGAAGATGGTTTGAGCATTTGCCGCAAGGTTCGCGACAAGTATGACGGCCCGATCCTGATGCTCACCGCGCGCACCGATGACACCGATCAAATCCTCGGCCTCGACCTCGGCGCTGATGACTACGTCTGCAAACCGGTTCGCCCACGTCTGCTGCTGGCGCGCATCCAGGCCTTGTTGCGGCGCAGTGAAACCCCTGAAACCGCTCCGGAAAAACAACGGCGTCTGCAGTTCGGCCCGTTGGTGGTGGACAACGCGTTGCGCGAGGCCTGGCTGCATGACAAAGGCATCGAGTTGACCAGCGCCGAGTTCGATTTGCTCTGGCTGCTGGTGGCCAACGCCGGGCGTATTTTGTCTCGCGAAGAAATTTTCACCGCGCTACGGGGTATCGGTTATGACGGCCAGGACCGTTCCATCGACGTGCGCATTTCGCGCATCCGCCCGAAGATCGGCGATGACCCGGAGCATCCGCGGTTGATCAAAACCATCCGCAGCAAAGGCTATCTGTTCGTTCCCGAAGCCTGCGCAGACTTGTCGCTGTGA
- a CDS encoding ATP-binding protein yields MNSIFLRIYGGMCAALILVAVLGVLALHLLNQVRSEQYRERLAHGTFSLMADNLQPMNETERHRALLVWERLLGIPLALKTFPQTDLDLTQRTRVLRGQALVEQTGPHAAKVYRLVSDKEQLVLTGEVQQISEQLARATIYLLADELVRYPVAEQPKRLAQLKEEKGFGFDLQLVTIDQADMDEDQSRRVSEGDTVMALGKGGDSIRVFAGMVGTPWVLEIGPLYQMNPYPPEWLVLIAALGLSLIGLIVYLLVRQLERRLRGLEAAATRIAKGSLETRVPARGADSVGRLASAFNGMAEHLQQLLAIQRELVRAVSHELRTPVARLRFGLEMIGSATTPEALEKYREGMDHDIEDLDRLVDEMLTYARLEQGSPALNFQRIDLDALVNQVIEELAPLRAEVTVQRGLCLSAADCDDAWVEAEPRYLHRALQNLVSNAMRHAHSRVTVSYQVGQQRCRVDVEDDGPGVPETAWEKIFTPFLRLDDSRTRASGGHGLGLSIVRRIIHWHDGRALIGKSKSLGGACFSLSWPRNQERR; encoded by the coding sequence GTGAACTCGATCTTCCTGCGCATTTATGGCGGCATGTGCGCGGCGCTGATTCTGGTGGCCGTGCTCGGCGTGCTGGCCTTGCACCTGCTTAATCAGGTGCGCAGCGAGCAGTACCGCGAGCGCCTGGCCCACGGCACGTTCTCGCTGATGGCCGATAACCTGCAACCGATGAACGAAACCGAGCGCCACCGGGCCTTGCTGGTATGGGAGCGCTTGCTCGGCATTCCGTTGGCGCTGAAGACATTCCCCCAGACCGACCTCGACCTGACCCAGCGCACCCGCGTGCTGCGCGGTCAGGCCCTGGTGGAGCAGACCGGCCCGCATGCGGCGAAGGTTTACCGCTTGGTCAGCGACAAGGAACAACTGGTGCTCACGGGGGAAGTGCAGCAGATCAGCGAGCAACTGGCGCGAGCGACCATTTACCTGTTGGCCGATGAACTGGTGCGCTACCCGGTGGCCGAGCAGCCCAAGCGTCTGGCGCAGTTAAAGGAAGAGAAGGGTTTCGGCTTCGATCTGCAATTGGTCACGATCGATCAGGCCGACATGGACGAAGACCAGAGCCGTCGCGTGTCCGAAGGCGACACGGTAATGGCGCTGGGCAAGGGCGGCGATTCGATCCGGGTGTTTGCCGGCATGGTCGGTACGCCGTGGGTACTGGAAATCGGCCCGCTGTATCAGATGAATCCTTACCCGCCCGAGTGGCTGGTGCTGATCGCGGCCCTTGGCCTGAGCCTGATCGGTTTGATTGTCTATCTGTTGGTGCGTCAGCTGGAGCGCCGTTTGCGCGGGCTGGAAGCCGCCGCCACGCGCATCGCCAAGGGCAGCCTGGAAACCCGCGTACCGGCACGCGGCGCAGACTCGGTGGGGCGCCTGGCCTCGGCGTTCAACGGCATGGCCGAGCACTTGCAGCAATTGTTGGCGATTCAGCGAGAACTGGTGCGTGCCGTGTCTCACGAGTTGCGCACGCCGGTGGCGCGCCTGCGTTTTGGCCTGGAGATGATCGGTTCGGCCACCACGCCTGAGGCGTTGGAGAAATACCGCGAAGGGATGGATCACGACATCGAGGACCTCGATCGGCTGGTCGACGAGATGCTCACTTATGCGCGGCTGGAGCAAGGTTCGCCGGCCCTGAACTTTCAGCGAATCGATCTGGATGCGCTGGTCAATCAGGTGATCGAAGAACTGGCGCCACTGCGGGCCGAGGTCACGGTGCAGCGCGGCTTGTGCCTGTCAGCCGCCGATTGCGACGACGCCTGGGTCGAGGCCGAACCGCGTTACTTGCACCGGGCCTTGCAGAACCTGGTGAGCAACGCCATGCGCCACGCGCATTCCAGGGTGACCGTCAGCTATCAGGTCGGGCAGCAGCGCTGTCGGGTGGATGTCGAGGATGACGGGCCGGGTGTACCGGAAACGGCGTGGGAAAAAATCTTCACCCCGTTCCTGCGCCTCGATGACAGCCGCACCCGGGCCTCGGGCGGGCATGGGTTAGGGTTATCGATCGTGCGGCGGATCATCCATTGGCATGACGGGCGGGCGTTGATCGGCAAGAGCAAAAGCCTGGGCGGGGCCTGTTTCAGTTTGAGCTGGCCGAGGAATCAGGAGCGGCGTTGA
- a CDS encoding 4'-phosphopantetheinyl transferase family protein codes for MNPVPALPACCTPLDAHWPLPFVLPDTVLLGTHFDTRQLASDDFQRSAIEPPASIQRSVAKRQAEFLAGRVCARAALQQLEGLSFIPAIGEDRAPVWPAHITGSITHSTGRAAAIVANKAHWRGLGMDLENLLDAERAERLAGEILTGPEMQRMAAGAGDQLAMLVTLTFSVKESLFKALYPIVQKRFYFEHAEVLEWSAGGEVRLRLLTDLSSEWRNGTELDAQFTVMDGQLLSLVSIKA; via the coding sequence ATGAATCCCGTCCCCGCCCTACCCGCCTGCTGCACTCCACTCGACGCCCATTGGCCGCTGCCGTTTGTGCTGCCCGATACGGTCTTGTTGGGGACCCACTTCGATACCAGGCAACTGGCTAGCGATGATTTCCAGCGCAGCGCCATCGAACCGCCCGCGAGCATCCAGCGCTCGGTGGCCAAGCGCCAGGCCGAGTTTCTCGCCGGGCGAGTCTGCGCTCGGGCGGCGTTGCAACAACTGGAAGGGCTGAGTTTCATCCCGGCTATCGGCGAAGACCGCGCACCGGTGTGGCCAGCGCATATCACCGGTTCGATCACCCACAGCACCGGCCGGGCTGCGGCGATTGTCGCCAATAAGGCCCATTGGCGTGGCTTGGGAATGGACCTGGAAAACCTGCTCGACGCGGAGCGCGCCGAACGCCTGGCCGGGGAAATTCTCACCGGACCTGAAATGCAGCGCATGGCTGCCGGGGCTGGCGATCAATTGGCAATGCTGGTGACGCTGACGTTTTCGGTGAAGGAAAGCCTGTTCAAGGCGCTCTACCCGATCGTGCAGAAGCGCTTCTATTTCGAACACGCCGAAGTGCTGGAGTGGAGCGCGGGTGGCGAAGTGCGGCTGAGATTGCTGACTGACCTGTCCAGTGAATGGCGTAACGGCACAGAGCTGGATGCGCAATTTACAGTGATGGATGGGCAGTTGTTGAGTCTGGTCAGTATCAAGGCTTGA
- a CDS encoding dienelactone hydrolase family protein, giving the protein MRVFLALVLLALSGVSQAAIQTQEIPYQSADGTKLIGYYAYDDAIKGPRPGVVVVHEWWGLNDYAKRRARDLAGLGYSALAIDMFGDGKTTEHAKDAMAFMQAALKDSAAASARFQAGLDLLKKQPQTDPNKLAAIGYCFGGKVVLDAARQGVPLAGVVSFHGALVTNTPATPGSVKAKVLVEHGALDSMVTAENVTAFKAEMDEAKADYKFVTLEGAKHGFSNPEADRLSHGDHGGPDIGYSKTADEKSWADMQAFLKKIFS; this is encoded by the coding sequence ATGCGTGTGTTCCTCGCCCTCGTATTACTGGCTCTGAGCGGGGTCAGCCAGGCCGCCATCCAGACCCAGGAAATTCCCTACCAGAGTGCCGACGGCACCAAGCTGATCGGCTATTACGCCTACGACGACGCCATCAAAGGCCCGCGCCCAGGCGTGGTGGTGGTGCATGAGTGGTGGGGCCTCAATGACTACGCCAAGCGTCGCGCCCGTGATCTGGCCGGTCTGGGCTACAGCGCGCTGGCGATCGACATGTTTGGCGACGGCAAGACCACCGAACACGCCAAGGACGCCATGGCCTTCATGCAAGCTGCATTGAAGGACAGCGCAGCGGCCAGTGCACGGTTTCAGGCCGGGCTCGACTTGCTGAAGAAACAGCCGCAAACCGATCCGAACAAACTGGCGGCCATCGGTTATTGCTTCGGCGGCAAGGTGGTGCTGGATGCGGCGCGTCAAGGCGTGCCGCTGGCAGGCGTGGTGAGTTTCCACGGTGCACTGGTGACCAATACGCCCGCGACGCCTGGCAGCGTGAAGGCGAAAGTTCTGGTGGAGCATGGTGCGCTGGACAGCATGGTCACGGCGGAAAACGTGACGGCATTCAAAGCGGAAATGGATGAGGCCAAAGCCGACTACAAGTTCGTCACCCTCGAAGGCGCCAAGCATGGGTTCAGCAATCCCGAGGCAGATCGTCTGAGCCATGGCGACCATGGCGGGCCGGACATTGGTTACAGCAAGACCGCAGATGAGAAGTCTTGGGCGGACATGCAGGCGTTTTTGAAGAAGATATTTAGCTGA
- a CDS encoding porin family protein encodes MTTFKKLLLAFTVMGASVAAHADTTNFAGLTFGQTSDKVKKSNALNDNLNHPNADGVIGKDNTWGVRLGQQDSQGRYYATYDNVSGSHNGIKLRQENLLGSYDLFYPVGGSTKLFGGATAGLTKLTQDSPGFSRDSDIGYAIGGQVGVLQQVSQNTSVELGYRYLRSNASTEMSERGGSKQGSLDLTSSAQTYLSANYAF; translated from the coding sequence ATGACTACTTTTAAAAAACTGCTTCTGGCTTTCACCGTGATGGGCGCCAGTGTGGCGGCCCACGCCGATACCACCAATTTCGCCGGCCTGACCTTTGGCCAAACCAGCGACAAAGTTAAAAAATCCAACGCCCTGAACGACAACCTCAACCACCCGAACGCCGACGGTGTGATCGGCAAGGACAACACCTGGGGCGTGCGTCTGGGCCAGCAAGACAGCCAGGGCCGCTACTACGCCACTTACGACAATGTGTCGGGCTCGCACAATGGCATTAAACTGCGTCAGGAAAACCTGCTGGGCAGCTACGATCTGTTCTACCCGGTGGGTGGCAGCACCAAATTGTTCGGCGGTGCCACGGCTGGTTTGACCAAACTGACCCAGGATTCGCCAGGCTTCAGCCGCGACAGCGACATCGGTTACGCCATCGGTGGCCAGGTCGGTGTATTGCAGCAAGTGTCGCAAAACACCTCGGTCGAGCTGGGCTACCGTTACCTGCGCAGCAATGCCAGCACCGAGATGAGCGAGCGCGGCGGCAGCAAACAGGGTTCACTGGACTTGACCAGCAGCGCCCAGACCTACCTGTCCGCCAACTACGCTTTCTAA